DNA sequence from the Candidatus Woesearchaeota archaeon genome:
GACCTCATCATTGACAAGCCATATTAATGAGGATTCCTATTTAAAGATTGCCAAGAGCACCTGAAAAACTCCGGAAATAATTGAATTTGGTGTATTAATTCCAAAATCAGAAAAGAAAAAATTGCTGTTCAAAAGTCATTCAAAAGTCAAATTCCTTCAGAAAGTCCTCGGTAAAATCATCTGCAATTTTGCTGAGTTTATCATAAACCGCATTTGCTTTCTTTGGAAGCGCCTTAACTTTCATTCTCAGGATAGATTCATCAGACAACAATTCCATTTCATCAATAAGTTTTGAATGGAAATCATACACGTCCTTAACTGAGGGTATTCCTCCTGATGTGCTGTAAGCCCCGATAATCAGCCCTTTGATATCATAGTTATCCACTTTATTTTTATCGCCCATACCGGGCATGGTTAAAATTTCAATGCCGCTTCTTGCTTTTGAATAAAAAAGAGAGACCGGTGTTGCAGCAAAAATTTTCTTTAATTGTTTTTTTATAGCTGGGTTCTTTACAAGTTCTGCATACTGACTTCCAAGCATTCCCATTATACTATCTGCATCTTTGAGCGGCTCTGCGACCAAATCATCAATATTCAGCGCCACATATCCGATATTGCCCGCTTCGTTTACAAAAGCAGTTCCTGTCTGGTACGGCATCCTTATGCTTGTGCCAGGCATCGCTGGAAGAAGCTCTCCTTTGCTGACTTTGCCTATTTCCCGGAAATTTTCATCTTTGTACATGGTTCCACCTTACCTTATTGTTTTTTTATTTATCTTTAATATCATAAGCATATTTTTCTATCTGGCGCAGAAAATAATTCGCTGCAGGAATGTTTCCTGCTTCAGAATAACGCTCTGCAGATTCAAGGGCTTTTGTGTAAACAAGATTTTTCAATTCAGAAACTCGTGCGCTTATGCTTGTTCCATTTTTGGCTGCATAGTGCTCTGCGATGTATATAAAATTCTCTGTCGCCTGAAAATTCCCGTCATCTGCACACGTTTCTGCGTATGCAAGGTTTTCAGTTACTTTGTCTTCAAGCGTCATTTTTTAAACCTTAAATCTATTGTTCTATAATGGCTCTTATCTCTGCAACCTCTGCAGTCATGTCTTTTCCAATCTTAGCAGCATAGTCGTTTACAAGGATTAGAGAAAAATTCATACCATGAACATCTCTTTCTTCTGCATACTCTCTTGCATAGGCAAGTTCTACTGGTATTCCGTTTGTATATCCTATGGTTTCCAATTCAGCAACTTTTGCACTTATATCCTTTCCAATCCCGGCAGCATGGTCTTTTGCTGAGGTTAGGAAAAAATTCATATAACAAACTTCTCCTTTTTCTGCATGCTTTCTTGCATCTTCAAGTTGTTCAGTCAACTTATCTTCAAGTGTCATTTTTCAACCTTAAATCTGCATATTCTTTTGCTTAATTGCCATCGTTTTCAACTTTAAAATTTGGTTCTTCAATCTTAAAAACTGGTGTTCTTTCATATTTATCCTGAGGAATGGTGCTAATGATGGCTTTTCCGCTCTTCTTTGCATAGTCAAACAATGCCTGAATTCCTTTTAGTTCTCTTTCTTCTGCAATACCCTTATCAAGCGGAGGGGCTTTGCTGTCAAGGCGTGCAATAGCTTCAGAAGCTTCTGCTTGAACGCATTTAATATTATTCCGGCCAAGCTCATGAGTGTATACTGGCCTTTCCAGAAGCTTTTCAAGCCCTTCAGAGAATATTGAAAAATCGCTCATCAATATTCTTTCAAAAACCTGATATTTTGCAATAGTCACGGGGTCTTCTGATTCCCACCATCTGTTGTCGCCATATTTTGCCATTGCTCTTTTCAAACTATCAACATTCTCCTGCGGCAAGTCTCTGCCATATCTCTGATGAATATATTCATCATTTATAGGTTGAGTCATTTTTTTCACCACAAATCTGTATTATTGTAATATTATTATGTTGATTAATTGCAATTTACTCATTCAAATATTTAAATATTGCGTTATGTAACTACTTATTCGTAAGAATATTAATTTAAATTAATTTTCGGATGAGCCGGAATGAATGCGAAATATGGCGCCAAAAGCATAAAAATGTGAAAAACATCCAACAGTTCATGTTTATTCAGATATTACTCGCCATTATCTTCGGTATTCTATGCGGAACTTTCACAGGGCTTGTTCCCGGGCTTCATACAAATCTCCTCTCAATAATCCTTCTTGGACTATACCCATTTTTCTCAGGAGTAGTTTCAGGAACATCCTTTTGCATCATCATTGTTTCACTTGCAATAAGCCAGCTGTTTATCGCATTCATCCCTTCTGTCTTTCTTGGTGCTCCAAGCCCTGAAAATATTTTTGGAGCCCTTCCTGGGCACAGGATGCTTCTTATGGGAAAGGGGCTTTTGGCAGTTAAGATTATGGCTTTCGCCTGCTTTTTCTCCCTCTTTATGTGCATTCTCATAATCCCGTTTGTATTCTTTTTAATTCAAGGAATATTCAATTATTTCAAAAGTTCAGTCCCATTCATACTTATTGCTGTTTCCGCAATAATGATTCTGCGGGAAAAGGGCTTGCGGGCAAGGATATGGGCGGGGATTGTATTCATCTTTTCAGGGATTCTTGGGCTGATTGCGCTTAACTCAGACATCAGCCAGCCGCTTTTTCCCATGCTGTCCGGGCTTTTTGGGGTTGGAATGCTCATTGCAAGCGCATTATCAGATTCAGAAATCCCGTTTCAGGAAGAGGAGGGCATTTTTGAAGGCAGGAACTTTTTAATGTGCATTGCTGCTGCTGTTTTCTCAGGGAGCTTTGTTTGCCTGTTTCCCGCGCTTGGGCCAAGCCAGGCAGCTGCAATCGGCTCTGAACTGGTTGAGGAAAATGATGAGAACTACCTTGCCATAACAGGGGGGATAAGCTCTGTGAACATAATGATAAGCATAGTTTTCCTGCTTGCAATAGGGAAAGCAAGGAACGGGGCAATAGCAGTTCTTGGAAGAATTGCAAATCTTAATTACGGACTTGTCATTGCGCTTTCCATCTGTGCACTGGTGTCAGCTGCAATAGCCCTATTTTCAACAATTATTATCTCAAGAAAATTCGCACTGATTATTCCAAGGATAAATTATAAGAAACTATGCGCTGCAATGATTGCATTCATGCTCATCATGTCCTTTATCCTCTCGGGATTTGCCGGGATAATACTATTATTCGCTGCATCTTCAATAGGGCTGATTCCGAATCTTCTTGGGATAAGGAGAGCGCATGCAATGGGTGCATTAATTATTCCTGTAATCGGATATTACCTGTTTTGATAAATTAATTATTGTTTAGATAATTAAATTAAACGAATTCTTTATTGCAAAATGCGTATTTATTAATGAATGAAAACAAATGTTTTAAAAGGAAAGCACCATTCCTTGGTAAAAAGAGTTCTGGATTTTTTTCAGATTGAATAAAATTACCCCAGACCTCAATATTAAAATACAATATAAAATAAAAAAGTGATACGGAGGATTGAGAGCTTGAGGGCTTGAAAAACGATTAAAATGAGCGAGATATCTTATTCTTACGATAGAACTCTTCATTTCAGATTGAAGGGCTGTTCAAATCTTCACCAGGATGACATTGAAAAGATAATTTCTGAATGCATTCTCCTTGCAAATGCAACAGAATGCAAGACATTTGTGCACTATTTTGAACCCCACGGGCTCAGCAGTGCATCAATCCTGAGCGAGAGCCACATTAATTTCCACATAACGCCAGAGGAAGGGCAGAGATACGTCCAGATGGACATCTCAACATGCGGAACAAAGCCAAACCCGATAATGACTGTTGAATACATGCTAAGCGAATTCAATCCAGACCGGGCAAGGATATCCTATGAATTCCTGGGCTTTGATTCAGGAAATATTCTTTTTCCAGATTCCCTTGAGGAATTCCTTTCTCAGGCAATAACTGAAAAGACAAAAGAGAAATATGAAATTGTGAAATCTTACGCCTTTCCCGAATTGAGCAGATTTAAGGACCAATACAGAATGGAGCTTAAAAGAAAATAGAATTTTATAACAGAATTTTTTTATGTTTTATTTTATAAGTATTCTCTTTTAATTTAATGCTGATTTGAAATAATTTGGGTGGAAGAAACTGCAAGTTTCTGGAACCGTTAAATTCCTGTTAGTTGCAATTGGCGGGCTCGCTATTAACCCATGTACCACTCTTTTAAACCACGTTCTCTACGATTTATATTCTCAATTTTTCTTGCAACAGAATGAGGAAATTCCATTTTTGAAAAATAATGTGAAAAAACTTCAGGAATTTTGTGAACTAAGAATTCTGTTATTTCATGTATAAACATTGATTCAGAATCTGTTTCTGGTTCTTTATGACCATACTGTCCAAAATATTTTTCTCTTTCAATATACCATTGTAATTTTCTCGTTGAAACTCTTATTAATCCTTCTTCTTTATTATCTAAACACATATCGGAACCAATCATTTCATTATCAATTACATAATGAAAAATATCATAATCAAGCCCATTCTGAAAACCCTGGAGGTGTTTTGGAAGATTATTTAAACACCAAGACTTAGCATTTTCTAGAGTCTTGTCTAAATATTCTTTTGAAGTTATATCCTCCAGTTTTTGTGATGGTTGCATAATACATAATCTCAAAATAATCAGTTAAGTGAAGCTTTTCTTATAATCCGATTATCAATTTACCTGCTGTTTAAATCTTTATAAAGCACTATTGTTAAGTTTTCCAGTTTTGTTTGATTTTCATAATCATGCATGAATCTTTCTATGCCTTGACTTAATCTGGCAATTGTTTCTTCAGGAGTTTTTCCAATTATTTTTTCCTTTGCAACAATTTTCATTGCAGAGGGAAGTTCTTCAATTATTTCTGTTACTTTACCAGTTCTCATTGCAGGGATAAGTAATTGGCCATATCCTTCTTTGTGCGCTGCTTCCAATCCAGC
Encoded proteins:
- a CDS encoding tripartite tricarboxylate transporter permease; protein product: MFIQILLAIIFGILCGTFTGLVPGLHTNLLSIILLGLYPFFSGVVSGTSFCIIIVSLAISQLFIAFIPSVFLGAPSPENIFGALPGHRMLLMGKGLLAVKIMAFACFFSLFMCILIIPFVFFLIQGIFNYFKSSVPFILIAVSAIMILREKGLRARIWAGIVFIFSGILGLIALNSDISQPLFPMLSGLFGVGMLIASALSDSEIPFQEEEGIFEGRNFLMCIAAAVFSGSFVCLFPALGPSQAAAIGSELVEENDENYLAITGGISSVNIMISIVFLLAIGKARNGAIAVLGRIANLNYGLVIALSICALVSAAIALFSTIIISRKFALIIPRINYKKLCAAMIAFMLIMSFILSGFAGIILLFAASSIGLIPNLLGIRRAHAMGALIIPVIGYYLF
- a CDS encoding S-adenosylmethionine decarboxylase, which gives rise to MSEISYSYDRTLHFRLKGCSNLHQDDIEKIISECILLANATECKTFVHYFEPHGLSSASILSESHINFHITPEEGQRYVQMDISTCGTKPNPIMTVEYMLSEFNPDRARISYEFLGFDSGNILFPDSLEEFLSQAITEKTKEKYEIVKSYAFPELSRFKDQYRMELKRK